GCTGGAGATGGAAAACTGTCATTTCCATGACTCCAAGTTATATGTGGTGAACTCCGTTGGGTTTTCCAAAGAatttatgtgaatgttttcCTTATTTGTCATTTGAAAATAACTGCTATATCCCTTCTTTGTGAATTATGCAGGAGGAAAATTAGGGTTTCTTTGCTTTCAACCATCAAAGAAGTCTATTTTTTAAGTGGAAAAGCAGTTTCCATTGAATATTTGCAGTTAAGGGGAAACGTTCCCTCTCCAGAATGGTAAAGGCTATATGCATTAGTAATGTTGTTTGATTAGATGTTGACTTTTAAAGATACAGTGAGTCCACTTTAAGTGTCTGTAATACCCGTGTCGTAACACTCAAACTATACACAACTATAAGGCAACTACCGAGTGAGCATGCCTGCACTATTACAGAAATCATAGTAGCACATAATGTTTAAATACATGTGTCAACTTtagtttagatttatttatttattttttacccctACATTTGGCAGGCTTCACCACACGAATGAAGGAACGTTTGTCTGTTAGTTTCTATCTTGTCAATAAGCAACATCAGATTCTTCACCTTTGCAAATCAAACCACAGTCATCCTTTTAGTTCTCTTTGAATTAGTTTGAATAAAATATCCACCTGTATTCCTGCCTCCCCAAGGAGTTGTCCTGAATGCAGACTGAATGGCTCATGGGTTACTGCAATCTAAAATGTAGTTTGCAGCCTCTGCAGTTCAGACCCAGACGTCACATAATAACACTAACACCATTATCACTCTCGTGGATGAGTACTGCTTAGGCCTACTCTGACCTGACCTCTGGAAAGAAGAGATGTATTACAATCCTGTACCGTCATCCCGGGCACGGCGTGgaacattacacacactgtgGGATGTGTGAGTTTGTAAGCAAGCCTGCACATGTACCTGTGTGGGTGCACTCGGTTAGATTGCGGTGTTGTTCATGAAGTGTGGTGCTTTCACCTTTTCCATTAAGTTGATGACCGtaccaagataaagcagtttAGAACCACCAACGTTGTGTAGGTGAAACCTGtctgtgtgaattttttttatttttttatcataagCATGCTTTCAGACTTGTGTAAAATGCTACAAGTAATTAAGATGCATACTATATAAAATTACTATGGAATTAAGATGCATACtatataaaagaaaacctgGCTTACAATACAGTGACTGAAAATATTCCTGATTGATTTCTGTGCGGTGCTGAGAGGCAGCTGGTTTCAGCCAGAGTTCCCCTAGTTTTCATCAAAACTCAGaccaaagtggggaaaaaaaaaccctttactCATTTTAAGTGTGTATTTGAGTAATTGAGAAGCAGGAGGCTTGTCTTCACCATTTCCCCTTGAAACACAATGGCAATCTTAAATGTAGTTCTATTACTGTATTACTTTGAGACATTTGTTGGATCCCCTGGATGGGATCGAGTCGGCATAaatgttgacttcaggagaagAACTTGCATAGAACTGTTTACGATCTGACACAATTTCatttcctgaactgaaaaacGCTGCATATATGTGTAAGCCAGAGTGTAATCctatattattaaaaacatgagAATTTCCTAACACGCTACAATCAAACTGGGTTTTATATAGCAAACAAGCTTGGTACATAGGGCAAGTGCAGTCCTGTTTTAAAATCGGTTCTTTGTGTAACATGTGATCGCTTGTGTGACGTAGATATTACACCACTGCCATGCCACGAGGGGAAGACGACGACGACGAGGGCATCTTAAAAACACTACTGAGGAACTGTCCACTAGTGCTGCCTAAACAGCGATCTCaaacttttattaaatacattgCCGCCACACTGACCCAATTTGCCATGAGAGTTTAAAACGAAGTGATGTTATTGTAGGGAACAACTTTCCTGATTCACCTGAACAACCCGAACCCTCCAATACTATATGGTCACATGATCAGAAATGTGAGAAACGCTCAGTAGAAAGTGGAACTAAAAGTTATGAAAGACTTGACATGATTAGCAGTGATTTGTCAAATGTAAGATAAGTGGCCGTAAAAGTTTGAAGTCTAATCCAAACCCAGATTGACACACAAGACGCATAGTGCCTTGCGAAACGTTGGCCCTTCATTGCCCCCTGGTGGGACTCTCCCCGAGTAGTTTTGTTTTGAATCTGAAAACATTAGCACTCGAGTAGTGGGTGAGGTGTGAAGGATCAGATCACTACGATCTTctgacttttacatttttatttctttattgtttgtGTAGTAgactttcatgctgtgtgtaaaataCAGCCTTCACAGATTTGTTCCATTACTGTGTGGACAATTCAACGTTGGTAGAAGTGCGGATCAGTGAAAACACCGTACTCTGAAGGTAACACTTTCTCCTTTGGCAGTGGTGTAGTGATTCATGTTGACAGTTGAGTGATTACCTCACATTGAAATTAAAACTGTCATGGCTTGAAAGAGGAATTATGAACAGCCTTCAAACTGCCATGCTGTTGCAACTTTTAGCTGGCCGAACCCAGATTAGCAAAGAATTTCTGTTGCTTTTGGGaattcacacattttttgtttcttgaaatattacaaatgttaatactgtgtttttatataaagcTGTTGTCCCTTCCTCCACTGCATAGACAGCTCTCAGGTTTACCACATCTGTAGGTGGGGACATTCTAGACaactcatttttaaatatacaacatGGACATAAAGGAAAATTGACTGTTACCTACACCCCCATGCATGCGTAATCAAATTTAAACCGTTTGGATATTTGTGTTAGGTGTTAAATAGTTTTGGCATGAATTGTGAACCCAGTTGAATTTTGTTGTGACATGAATCTGATGCGTTATTAATCACCAAGAGAAGACATGCACTTACTTTTACcgtttgtttttaatcttgcTTGCTTCTTACAGGTCTGGGTATATACAAAGCTTCTTTTTgattatacagtgctgtgaaaaagtatttgctgatttcttctgtttttgtgtagatctcatactaaatagtttcagaaattaaaacaaaacctaagataaaacaaaggcaacctgagtaaacacaaaatatagtttttaaacgataatgttatttgttgaagcaaaaaaagtaatccagtatcaactgggcctgtgtgaaaatgtgtttgccCCCTCAGTTACTAATTCCAGAAATCTATGAAACcccattcataatggggttcagctggactagacgcaaccaggcctgattactgcaagcCCTGTTcgatcaaatcaacacttaaatagaaatttttcaacagcatgaagttggttaaaaggtcttacccagtaacacaccatgccaaagttgaaagaaattccagaaattatgaggaagaaggtgattgaaatacatcagtctgggaaaattcctccaagagcacagcgatgACTCATCCAGCGAGTCACCAAAGAACCAAGGACAACGTCAaatgacctacaggcctctcttacatcaataaaggtcagtgttcatgactccactatcagaaagactctggggaaaaatggcatccatggaagaatgGTGAGGTgtaaaccactgctaacccagaagaacaatAAGGTTCATCTGAAATtcgccaaaacacaccttgatgatcctcaaaccttttgggagaatgttctgtggactgatgagttgaaagtggaactgtttggaagactcGGTCGTGTTACATCTGGTGttaaccaaacacagaattccacaaaaaagaacatcatacctacggtgaagcatggattgaagtgtgatgatgtggggatgctttgttgCTTCAGGTTCTGGACAaattgcagtaattgagggaaacatgaatgctgctctctaccagaaaatcctacaggagtatatccggtcttcagtctgtaagttgaaactcaagcacaactggattatacagcaagacaatgatccaaagcataggagtaagtcctagtgtttggttgcagttattgctgctaaaggtggcacgactagattttaagtttaagggggcagttagtttttcacattggtaataggtgttggatatctttaaaaaaacaaacaaactgtaaactgtgttcactcaggttgcctttgttttatgttgtattttgtttgaagatctaaaacgatttagtatgagagacacacaaacagaagaaatcaggatggggcaaatacctTTTCACACCACTGTAGCTAAAATAAAAGCACTAGAAGTATAGTTTAATTGAATGAAGTGCTAATTTATTGTGTAACTTATTGGTCCTGTCTCTTCTCTCTGGATTGCTAGGTTACTGAAAGATGGTGGATCGCTTGGCAAATAGCGAAGCTAACTCCAAGCGCATTGCGGTCGTGGAGGGCTGCTTCGGCACTGCTGGACAACCGCTGGCCATCCCGGGCAGAGTGCTTATTGGGGAGGGTGTGCTCACCAAGCTGTGCCGCAAAAAGCCCAAGGCTCGCCAGTTTTTCCTTTTCAATGACATTTTGGTATACGGCAACATCGTCATCCAGAAGAAGAAGTACAACAAGCAGCACATCATCCCACTGGAGAGCGTTACTATCGACACTGTGGCTGATGAGGGCGAGCTTCGGAATGGTTGgctcatcaaaacaccaaccaaGTCGTTTGCGGTGTACGCCGCCACAGCCACAGAGAAGTCAGAGTGGATGAACCACATCAACAAGTGTGTGTCGGACCTGCTGGAGAAGAGCGGCAAGTCGCCCACGGGCGAGCACGCGGCCGTATGGGTGCCAGATTCGGAGGCGTCAGTGTGCATGCGATGCCAAAAGGTGAAGTTCACACCGGTCAGCAGACGCCACCACTGCAGGAAGTGCGGCTTCGTCGTGTGTGGCCCTTGCTCCGAGAAGAAGTTCCTGTTGCCCAGCCAGTCATCTAAGCCTGTGCGTGTATGTGAGTTCTGCTACGAGCAGCTCTCCACAGGGGCTACGCTGCCACCTCGCTCGAACTCATACAGCCGCACCAACAACATctctgaggatgaggatgaagacGATAGCAGTGACTGAAAACCTTCACTTTTGCTATTTTAGGAATATTATCTTCAGTTCAGGTTCCAGTGCATTAGTGTCTTGTTTTTCCTTAAAGGCTTTGAAATTAACAAAGATTCCATGAAGGTTTatggtgattttatttttagtacaaCATTAATGAAATGGCATAATAAATTTACCCTGAAAGTGTAGACACCATAGGCATATAGTCGAACTGCAGTATGAATCCTAAGTTCCTGCattcacaaaaaatattacTTGCAGGCTCACTTAGCCTTTTGCAGATAACATTGAAACAACTGTAGGAATTCTAACCAATCCAACTCGCTCCTGCAGAATATTTGGATCAATCCCATTCGCTCCTGCAGAAAGCCTGACTAAAATCACCTTCTAACCACAGTTCATTTAGGTTGTACCCATCcatgatattttctaatgaattgaGATGGTCaattttcccaaaatataaataaaataggaaTTTAATTCACAGCAACACTGAGTAGGATAAatcaagatggatggattgatgggtggatggatggataaagcccattttacaccagacgcGTACCATGTACCACCCTGCATCCAATACGCTCCCAAGCTAATCAATGTATTCTTTGTTCCATGAGCTTCGTATGAGACTGCCCACAAGAGAGTAAAAATGGCCCACTACTGTGACTTTTTTTGCTCCAGTGCACACCTCTGAATGGATGTGTAAACACAGCAAGCATATTTGCTAATTTCACGCTCTATGTACAGCTGATTTTATTGTCTTCTTGTTTCCCACCCCCCTGATTTCTTTCCAAATTACTGTTTTGTTTCCCAATGAATCGTAGACTCTGCTATGACACTGCTTTTTCCACAGGGAAGCGTTCACTCAGCTGTTTCGGTGCTGACAGTATTTTTTCTAGCTGTACCCCTACCAGGACCTGTAATTATTACAGCGGGGATAACAGAAGAACTAAAGAAAGGATGCATATTTTGATAGGTGTATATGTAAAACGTTATCTCCCTGTTAGTTAAtccttaataataattaataataataatactctttGCTAATGACAAATCAAAAGTGTTTGAGTTATATGAAGTtcttaaatgtatataatgtggTAATTTACATAGGAAGTCCCAAAATATAATCCGACAAAGGCCTTTAATGCCATGGTGCCTTCTTAAAGTCTGTAGACATTATTGAACCTATTAAAGCCATTTTATGGCCTGTTAGCAGTTAGAAATGTCTCACTTGAGATCAGACTTTATATTTAGAGACTCTCTTAAAGCATAAAATGATCAGAGATCtgtttaaatataacaaaagtagataactttttttttggtgaaagatCCTTTAGTCCAGATGTCCCAGtgcacagttttgttttgtttagtttttttagtTTTCCAGTGCTATCCCGAGAGTAATTATCAGTAGATCTTGTTGGCTCAGCACTGTAGTCCAGTGTTTGACATCGTGCTGCACAGCTGAACTGGGCCCTGAACGTCAGCAGGAGCCAgtgccctcctcctcctcctcgtgcTTTTATTGCAGTGGGGCTACACTTCAGTGGCCTGTTTGGTCACACCCATGTCTCAAACGGGAATTGAGATGCAGAGCATTATGAGGAAGTAACCTCCATACAACCATGCCTTGTTCTACATTTGAATCACACATGACTAAATGCACTAATACTTTTGAATTTTGGGTATAATATATCATTTCTAATATTGTAAGACTGTTATGATCTACCTGTGCTAAGGTATAATTGAGAGCATGGGCTTCAGGTGGAATCACAATTGAACATGCAGGATTAATCTGCTTTTGTTAATTTTGTTAACTTTGTCTCTCAGTAAGGACTTGATGTCATATCACTTTTCTAGAACTGACATTGAAAAGGgaaattaaatgattttggGACCTACGGTCTAGACTGTTCCAGAGCTCTACCTTTATATGCAATGAGAAGAAACGAATCTCAAAAGGCAAGCATTTTGTTATTTAGAAAGTAGTTTA
This Ictalurus furcatus strain D&B chromosome 1, Billie_1.0, whole genome shotgun sequence DNA region includes the following protein-coding sequences:
- the plekhf2 gene encoding pleckstrin homology domain-containing family F member 2 — protein: MVDRLANSEANSKRIAVVEGCFGTAGQPLAIPGRVLIGEGVLTKLCRKKPKARQFFLFNDILVYGNIVIQKKKYNKQHIIPLESVTIDTVADEGELRNGWLIKTPTKSFAVYAATATEKSEWMNHINKCVSDLLEKSGKSPTGEHAAVWVPDSEASVCMRCQKVKFTPVSRRHHCRKCGFVVCGPCSEKKFLLPSQSSKPVRVCEFCYEQLSTGATLPPRSNSYSRTNNISEDEDEDDSSD